One genomic window of Ilyobacter polytropus DSM 2926 includes the following:
- a CDS encoding PTS transporter subunit IIC produces MSNKKPGNSYITKVLNGMALGLFASLIIGLILKQIGKYSGLESLSHYGQIAQYMMGPAIGAGVAYTRTKSPLGIFSALICGAIGAGTIKDGGIFIGEPVGALVASLIGVEVSRLVEDKTKLNIIIVPAATIIAGGLAGSFISPTISNFMKMLGEFINYLTTLHPVPMGILISVIMGIILTLPISSAAISISLGLSGLAAGASIVGCSCHMIGFAVSSFRENKVSGLVSQGLGTSMLQISNIIKNPWIALPAIVSSAILGPLATVIFKMEGNKIGGGMGTAGLVGQIATLETMGSSALVKVAILHFILPAILSFTISETMRKKGRIKFGDMKI; encoded by the coding sequence ATGTCTAATAAAAAACCTGGAAATAGTTATATTACAAAGGTGTTAAACGGAATGGCCCTAGGACTTTTTGCATCTCTTATTATAGGTCTCATATTAAAGCAGATCGGTAAATACTCTGGACTTGAATCTCTCAGTCACTATGGTCAAATAGCCCAGTACATGATGGGACCGGCCATAGGTGCAGGTGTCGCCTATACTCGTACTAAGAGTCCTCTTGGTATATTTTCTGCTCTTATCTGCGGAGCTATAGGTGCAGGTACTATAAAGGACGGTGGCATATTCATCGGAGAGCCTGTAGGAGCTTTAGTGGCGTCACTTATAGGAGTAGAAGTGTCTAGACTTGTAGAAGACAAGACCAAGTTAAACATAATCATTGTTCCTGCTGCAACAATAATTGCCGGTGGACTAGCAGGGTCTTTTATATCTCCTACCATCAGTAACTTTATGAAAATGCTGGGAGAATTCATAAATTATCTCACAACTCTTCATCCTGTTCCAATGGGGATACTTATATCTGTTATAATGGGAATCATCCTCACACTTCCCATATCAAGTGCAGCTATCTCCATATCCCTAGGTCTTTCAGGACTTGCTGCCGGTGCATCAATAGTAGGATGCTCGTGTCATATGATCGGATTCGCTGTCTCTAGCTTCAGAGAAAATAAAGTTAGCGGACTTGTTTCACAGGGTCTTGGTACATCTATGCTTCAGATATCAAATATAATCAAAAACCCTTGGATAGCACTTCCTGCGATAGTATCCTCAGCAATTTTGGGACCCTTAGCCACTGTGATTTTCAAAATGGAAGGCAATAAAATAGGTGGCGGAATGGGTACCGCCGGTCTAGTTGGACAGATAGCTACCCTTGAAACCATGGGAAGCAGTGCCCTTGTGAAGGTTGCTATACTTCACTTTATCCTTCCGGCTATACTTTCCTTTACCATAAGTGAGACTATGAGAAAAAAAGGAAGAATAAAATTTGGAGATATGAAAATATAG
- the smpB gene encoding SsrA-binding protein SmpB, with amino-acid sequence MILAKNKKAFHEFFIDERYEAGIELIGSEVKSIKAGKVSIKEAFVRIINNEIFIMGMSVTPWAYGSVYNPDEKRVRKLLLHKKEIKKLHENVSQKGCTIVPISVYTKKGFVKVQIALARGKKNYDKRESLAKRDQQRQMDREIKERY; translated from the coding sequence ATGATTTTAGCCAAAAATAAAAAAGCATTTCATGAATTTTTTATAGATGAAAGGTATGAAGCAGGTATAGAATTAATCGGAAGTGAAGTAAAATCAATAAAAGCCGGAAAAGTAAGTATAAAAGAGGCTTTTGTGAGAATTATAAATAATGAAATTTTTATAATGGGTATGTCAGTAACCCCGTGGGCTTATGGAAGTGTATATAACCCAGATGAAAAAAGAGTGAGAAAACTTCTTCTTCATAAAAAGGAGATAAAAAAGCTTCATGAAAATGTAAGTCAAAAGGGATGTACCATAGTTCCTATATCTGTATATACTAAAAAAGGATTTGTAAAAGTACAAATAGCATTAGCCAGAGGTAAGAAAAACTACGATAAGAGAGAAAGTTTAGCAAAGAGAGATCAGCAAAGACAGATGGATAGGGAAATAAAAGAAAGATATTAG
- the rnr gene encoding ribonuclease R: MDKEKDLEKLKEHIRGKKALTLNEISGFLGWSTKYKKQNREILEEWIESGDLLRNKRGKYNVPENLGFIKGNFTVIKDKFAFVDTETEGIFIPRSKFNSALDGDIVLIRVTKETDGGKKKEGEVEKVIKRSKDRIIGIFEKSESFGFVKPTHSFGKDIFIPKRGMKNAKNGELVLVRVTFWGGEGKKPEGEVEEVLGDPYNTNTMIEALIKREGMSGEFPPEVIREVSNVEETITEDEIKKRKDLRNLPIITIDGEDAKDLDDAVYVEKLKNGNYRLIVSIADVSHYIQDGILLDKEAQKRGNSVYLVDRVLPMFPKEISNGVCSLNPRENKLTFTCEMEIDPSGKVVDSETYKSVIKTAHRMTYSGVNKILDGDEELTKEYEDIKDMLFTMLELSKILRDVKYQRGSIDFDLPEIKVVLDSEGKVESLKKRERGEAEKIIEDFMISANEAVAEKLFWLEIPSVYRTHDKPDPERIKTLNDTLAKFNYRIHSFEDLHPKRFQSIIEDSKDKDISMIVHKFILMSLKQARYTVDNTGHFGLASNYYTHFTSPIRRYSDLLVHRILGTTLNGYPSKKHIAKWSKTLDSVCQHISKTERDAMKIEDESVKIKVVEYMMDRVGEVYDARIVGFSNKKVFFETEEYVECFWDVVSSDDYYEFDEVDYVMKNRDKGDVMNLGDKMKVLIARADLNELEVEVVPYTKEMEDNFKRYR, translated from the coding sequence ATGGATAAAGAGAAAGATTTGGAAAAATTAAAAGAACATATCAGGGGGAAGAAGGCACTGACTCTCAATGAGATATCAGGATTTTTAGGATGGTCTACAAAATATAAAAAACAGAATAGAGAGATACTAGAGGAGTGGATCGAAAGTGGTGACCTACTGAGAAATAAAAGAGGTAAATACAATGTCCCTGAGAACCTGGGATTTATAAAAGGTAATTTTACAGTGATAAAGGACAAGTTTGCCTTTGTAGATACTGAAACTGAGGGAATATTTATACCTAGATCGAAATTCAATTCAGCCCTTGACGGAGATATAGTTCTGATACGTGTAACGAAGGAAACAGACGGAGGAAAGAAAAAAGAGGGAGAAGTAGAAAAGGTAATAAAAAGATCAAAGGACAGAATAATCGGGATATTCGAAAAAAGTGAAAGCTTTGGATTTGTAAAGCCAACTCATTCTTTTGGAAAAGATATTTTCATACCTAAAAGGGGAATGAAAAATGCAAAAAACGGAGAACTGGTACTAGTGAGGGTAACTTTCTGGGGAGGAGAGGGCAAAAAACCAGAGGGAGAAGTAGAAGAGGTTTTAGGAGATCCCTATAATACCAATACAATGATAGAGGCACTTATAAAGAGGGAAGGGATGTCTGGAGAATTTCCTCCAGAGGTAATAAGAGAAGTAAGTAATGTAGAAGAAACCATAACAGAAGATGAAATTAAAAAAAGAAAAGATCTTAGAAATTTGCCGATAATAACAATAGACGGAGAAGATGCAAAGGATCTAGATGATGCAGTTTATGTGGAAAAACTTAAAAACGGGAATTACAGGCTGATAGTAAGTATAGCAGATGTATCTCATTATATCCAAGACGGAATCCTGTTGGATAAGGAGGCTCAAAAAAGAGGAAACTCGGTTTATCTGGTAGACAGAGTGCTTCCGATGTTTCCAAAGGAGATATCTAACGGTGTGTGTTCACTTAATCCTAGGGAAAATAAACTGACTTTTACATGTGAAATGGAGATAGATCCATCTGGAAAAGTTGTGGACAGTGAGACTTATAAATCAGTGATCAAAACTGCTCATAGAATGACCTATAGCGGTGTAAATAAAATATTAGACGGTGATGAAGAACTTACAAAAGAGTATGAGGACATAAAAGATATGCTCTTCACCATGCTTGAACTTTCTAAAATATTGAGAGATGTAAAATATCAAAGAGGAAGTATAGATTTTGACTTACCTGAAATAAAAGTGGTGCTAGACAGTGAGGGGAAAGTTGAAAGTCTCAAAAAACGTGAAAGAGGAGAGGCGGAAAAAATAATAGAAGACTTTATGATATCGGCAAATGAAGCTGTGGCTGAAAAATTATTCTGGTTGGAGATACCTTCTGTTTACAGAACTCATGACAAGCCTGATCCAGAAAGGATAAAAACTCTAAATGATACTCTGGCAAAATTCAACTACAGGATACACTCTTTTGAAGACCTACACCCAAAGAGATTTCAGTCAATTATAGAGGATTCTAAGGACAAAGATATAAGTATGATAGTTCATAAGTTCATTTTAATGTCTTTGAAACAGGCAAGATATACTGTAGATAATACCGGTCACTTTGGACTTGCATCAAATTATTACACACACTTTACCTCCCCTATACGTAGATACTCAGATTTACTTGTACACCGAATCCTCGGGACGACACTAAACGGATACCCCTCTAAGAAGCATATAGCCAAGTGGTCTAAGACTCTAGACAGTGTATGCCAGCATATCTCAAAAACTGAGAGAGATGCAATGAAGATAGAGGATGAAAGTGTAAAAATAAAAGTGGTGGAGTATATGATGGATAGGGTAGGAGAAGTATATGATGCTAGAATAGTAGGATTTAGCAATAAAAAGGTATTCTTTGAAACAGAGGAGTATGTAGAGTGTTTCTGGGATGTGGTATCTTCTGACGATTATTATGAATTTGATGAAGTTGATTATGTTATGAAGAACCGTGATAAGGGAGATGTAATGAACCTAGGAGATAAAATGAAGGTCTTGATCGCAAGGGCAGATCTCAATGAACTAGAGGTTGAAGTTGTCCCTTATACAAAGGAAATGGAAGACAATTTTAAGAGGTACAGATAA
- the yqeK gene encoding bis(5'-nucleosyl)-tetraphosphatase (symmetrical) YqeK, with amino-acid sequence MDKIKSDIKSMLTPKRYKHILGVEEVAIELASRYGANIEKVRKAALLHDCSKQFTITKMRELCDCDETLKNYGHLGELIHGFAGSVYAKMKFGITDQEILDAIRYHTIGRRDMSLVEKITYLADAIEPNRDYADVEHIRHLAFENIDMAILHEADRKIEYLIKREAVIHPNTVDMRNWLLAKVKRGEI; translated from the coding sequence ATGGACAAAATAAAAAGTGACATAAAGTCTATGCTCACACCTAAAAGATATAAACATATACTAGGAGTAGAAGAAGTGGCCATAGAGCTTGCAAGCAGATACGGTGCAAATATAGAGAAAGTGAGAAAGGCAGCCTTACTTCATGATTGCTCTAAACAGTTTACGATTACCAAGATGAGAGAACTTTGTGACTGTGACGAGACTTTAAAAAATTACGGACATTTGGGAGAGCTAATACACGGATTTGCAGGAAGTGTGTATGCAAAAATGAAATTTGGAATAACTGACCAGGAGATACTAGATGCTATAAGATATCATACAATAGGAAGGCGGGATATGTCTCTAGTAGAAAAGATAACCTACCTTGCTGATGCTATAGAACCGAATAGGGATTATGCTGACGTAGAGCATATAAGGCATCTGGCTTTTGAAAATATAGATATGGCAATACTTCACGAAGCAGACAGGAAAATAGAATATCTTATAAAAAGAGAGGCAGTGATTCATCCTAATACAGTGGATATGAGGAACTGGTTACTTGCAAAAGTAAAAAGAGGAGAGATTTAA
- a CDS encoding GerMN domain-containing protein yields MNKKNIALGFLGAVLLTTGIAYYLVVGRYYKIPPKVIFEKPHLEKELKKEKFTLYIPDENLEKLQLKEKEVELDDQSYDEIDIIFELLKSEMDYEFIYKSKSGDKLEAPFLDGGVKLLNIYRDGNDIYLNFNYKFKENMKTSGQELLIVYSIVNSITQSSDYKRVKILVNNKEIDKLNFYRLSKFYEKNLEI; encoded by the coding sequence TTGAATAAGAAAAATATAGCTCTTGGATTCTTGGGAGCAGTACTTCTAACCACAGGTATAGCATATTATCTTGTAGTTGGAAGATATTATAAGATCCCGCCTAAAGTAATATTTGAAAAACCACATCTTGAAAAAGAGCTCAAGAAGGAAAAGTTTACTCTGTATATTCCTGATGAGAACCTCGAAAAACTCCAATTAAAAGAGAAAGAGGTAGAACTAGATGATCAGTCTTATGATGAAATAGATATAATTTTTGAACTTCTAAAATCTGAGATGGATTATGAATTTATCTATAAGAGTAAATCAGGAGATAAATTAGAAGCCCCTTTTTTAGATGGGGGAGTAAAACTTCTAAATATCTACAGAGACGGAAATGATATTTATCTTAATTTCAATTATAAGTTTAAAGAGAATATGAAGACTTCCGGACAAGAATTATTGATAGTATATTCTATAGTAAACAGCATTACCCAGTCATCAGATTATAAAAGAGTAAAAATCCTTGTTAACAACAAAGAGATAGATAAGCTTAATTTTTATAGGCTGTCTAAGTTCTATGAAAAAAACCTTGAAATATAG
- a CDS encoding N-acetylmuramoyl-L-alanine amidase family protein: MVIDVDGAIKPRFSIDYDEASRLLFIELPGTEAGDNFKSRVLNGNYIEKVSVVKYSNSTGVFAFLNKNVNFKTSYRTDPVRVVMDFSGKVNKKEYTIVIDAGHGGKDPGAVGFNKYHEKDIVFSVANYLRNELLRDFNVIMTRSTDNFVSLAQRPRKGNNSKGDMFISIHANADKSGKGSGFEAFYFSKKSSPYAERVASFENSFGAKYGEDSGDIAQIMGELAYKKNQEESIKLGENLASTYSKKLKMKNRGVHGANFAVLRGFDGPGVLLELGFISNKYDVWKLKQSKYQRLMAKDIADNIRKYFY; the protein is encoded by the coding sequence ATGGTTATAGATGTAGACGGGGCGATAAAACCTAGATTTTCTATAGATTACGATGAGGCCAGTCGACTTTTGTTTATAGAGCTCCCAGGTACAGAGGCAGGAGATAATTTTAAAAGCCGAGTGTTAAATGGTAATTATATAGAGAAAGTAAGTGTAGTAAAATACAGTAACTCCACTGGGGTTTTTGCATTTCTAAATAAAAATGTAAATTTTAAAACATCCTACAGAACAGATCCTGTAAGAGTTGTAATGGATTTTTCTGGAAAAGTGAACAAAAAAGAGTATACTATAGTAATCGATGCAGGGCACGGAGGAAAAGATCCCGGGGCAGTGGGATTCAATAAATATCATGAAAAAGATATTGTTTTTTCAGTGGCAAATTATCTCCGAAATGAACTTTTAAGAGATTTTAATGTGATAATGACCAGATCAACTGATAATTTCGTAAGTCTAGCTCAGCGGCCAAGAAAAGGAAATAATAGTAAGGGTGACATGTTTATAAGTATACATGCCAATGCCGATAAGAGCGGAAAAGGTTCAGGATTTGAGGCTTTTTATTTCTCTAAAAAATCATCACCTTATGCAGAAAGAGTAGCTTCATTTGAAAATAGTTTCGGAGCAAAATATGGAGAAGATTCTGGAGATATAGCTCAGATAATGGGTGAGCTGGCATATAAAAAAAATCAGGAAGAATCTATAAAACTGGGAGAAAATCTGGCAAGTACTTATTCTAAAAAGCTAAAAATGAAAAATCGTGGAGTTCATGGGGCAAATTTTGCTGTGCTGAGGGGATTTGATGGGCCTGGGGTACTTTTAGAGCTTGGATTTATAAGTAATAAATATGATGTATGGAAGCTGAAACAATCAAAATATCAGCGGTTGATGGCTAAAGATATAGCAGATAATATCAGAAAATATTTTTATTGA
- the yajC gene encoding preprotein translocase subunit YajC gives MLNNFITYAADGAKPANYTGMIVTVVVWAAVFYFLLIRPNKKKQKQHQEMMSSLHAGTQIITAGGIKGEVVSVNDEFVVIRVDKGVNLTMKKSSIANVYSK, from the coding sequence ATGTTAAATAATTTTATAACTTATGCTGCAGATGGAGCTAAACCTGCAAACTATACAGGTATGATTGTTACTGTTGTTGTATGGGCAGCTGTATTTTACTTTTTATTGATAAGACCAAACAAAAAGAAACAGAAACAGCATCAGGAAATGATGTCTTCACTTCATGCAGGAACTCAGATTATCACAGCTGGAGGAATCAAAGGTGAGGTAGTATCTGTAAATGATGAGTTTGTAGTTATAAGAGTAGATAAGGGTGTAAACCTTACTATGAAAAAGAGTTCAATAGCAAATGTTTACAGCAAATAA